A stretch of the Solanum dulcamara chromosome 6, daSolDulc1.2, whole genome shotgun sequence genome encodes the following:
- the LOC129892683 gene encoding myb-related protein 1-like, with the protein MPENSKKHKGETSEKVGKSHDLNRKPRVRWTVELHELFVKAVNELGGPYEATPKNIMKLMDNEDITPDHIKSHLQKYRQSKDISSTPRSTSKGK; encoded by the exons ATGCCAGAAAATAGCAAGAAGCACAAGGGAGAAACATCTGAAAAAGTTGGGAAAAGTCATGACTTGAACAGAAAGCCAAGGGTTAGATGGACAGTGGAACTCCATGAGCTCTTTGTTAAAGCTGTCAATGAGTTAGGAGGTCCTTATG AAGCAACACCGAAGAATATCATGAAACTTATGGATAATGAAGATATCACACCAGACCATATCAAAAGTCATCTCCAG AAGTACAGACAGAGTAAAGATATCAGCAGCACCCCTAGAAGTACTAGTAAAGGCAAGTAG